The following are from one region of the Amycolatopsis sp. QT-25 genome:
- a CDS encoding serine protease, which yields MTSERRRWRVRLRDHRGRILGAGTMLDGEHLLTCAHVIEGHDGVAVDFVALPGVEPGSATIVAQAAPIGDDGGDVALLRVRDPEEQITGAPLHRTALEDGQRVRAYGFPSGSDGMWSLATVVGDGGHGLERVQLHRTPDTEPITHGFSGSAVIADKTGHVVGMVATRYATEAARVSWMIPVETMLGYLPELRRWAEGSPAIDPGFVRYPEPPAMDVLFAREFARWLGGHGQADVRVIIMGEDDSAVAASLRRAVVLADREHGAGRSATGPTVPPVGSVVLAVDAVGKTADEVRRRISDRLDVAADSPAGRHRSGRTVVVYGIDEAAEPDELVGDVLVPLAQRAHELGLRLALAFREETSPGVSVVRSNTDVLPVGEDDIEGRLARLEIRLGELAGLEKDNLGDAPRFTGVPQVHAKARRLKGALTQLRSAEQDGDTEWVKRQLPVCERAVAKTVDRARDFRRLLDENLARRAELRARLDAYGEMARNSGFVEDVELDAAYAPAWRTLFEGPCDLAAAAASVERYADAVRKRIDR from the coding sequence GTGACTTCCGAGCGCAGACGCTGGCGGGTGCGGCTGCGCGATCATCGTGGGCGGATCCTGGGCGCCGGGACCATGCTCGACGGTGAACACCTTCTCACCTGCGCTCATGTGATCGAAGGCCACGACGGCGTGGCGGTGGATTTCGTGGCGCTTCCCGGGGTGGAGCCGGGAAGCGCCACGATCGTCGCGCAGGCGGCGCCCATCGGCGACGACGGCGGGGACGTCGCGCTGCTCCGAGTGCGTGACCCCGAGGAGCAGATCACCGGCGCCCCGCTCCACCGGACGGCACTCGAGGACGGCCAGCGCGTCCGCGCGTACGGCTTCCCCTCCGGTTCGGACGGCATGTGGTCGCTGGCGACGGTCGTCGGCGACGGCGGGCACGGTCTCGAACGGGTCCAGCTGCACCGCACTCCCGACACCGAGCCGATCACACACGGTTTCAGTGGTTCGGCGGTGATCGCCGACAAGACCGGGCACGTCGTCGGCATGGTCGCGACCCGGTACGCGACCGAGGCCGCCCGCGTCTCCTGGATGATCCCGGTCGAGACCATGCTCGGTTACCTGCCGGAGCTGCGCCGCTGGGCCGAGGGCAGCCCCGCGATCGACCCCGGCTTCGTGCGGTACCCGGAGCCGCCCGCGATGGACGTGCTGTTCGCGCGCGAGTTCGCCCGCTGGCTCGGCGGGCACGGCCAGGCGGACGTCCGGGTGATCATCATGGGCGAGGACGATTCCGCCGTCGCCGCCTCGTTGCGGCGCGCGGTCGTGCTCGCCGATCGCGAACACGGAGCGGGCCGGAGCGCGACCGGGCCGACGGTGCCGCCCGTGGGCAGTGTCGTACTCGCCGTCGACGCGGTCGGCAAGACCGCCGACGAGGTCCGCCGCCGGATCTCCGACCGGCTCGACGTCGCCGCGGATTCACCCGCCGGCCGTCACCGGTCCGGCCGCACCGTCGTCGTCTACGGGATCGACGAAGCGGCAGAACCCGACGAGCTCGTCGGTGACGTGCTCGTCCCGCTGGCCCAGCGTGCGCACGAACTCGGGCTGCGGCTCGCGCTGGCCTTCCGCGAGGAGACCTCGCCGGGGGTGAGCGTGGTCCGGTCGAACACCGACGTCCTGCCTGTCGGCGAGGACGACATCGAAGGCCGTCTCGCCCGGCTGGAAATCCGGTTGGGTGAACTCGCCGGGCTGGAGAAGGACAATCTGGGCGACGCGCCCCGCTTCACCGGCGTCCCGCAAGTCCATGCCAAGGCACGACGGCTGAAAGGCGCGCTGACGCAACTGCGGTCGGCGGAGCAGGATGGCGACACCGAGTGGGTGAAACGGCAGCTTCCGGTCTGCGAGCGAGCCGTCGCCAAGACCGTCGATCGCGCCCGCGACTTCCGTCGCCTGCTCGACGAGAACCTCGCCCGGCGGGCGGAACTACGCGCCCGGCTCGATGCCTACGGGGAGATGGCCCGTAACAGCGGCTTCGTCGAAGACGTCGAACTGGATGCCGCCTACGCCCCCGCGTGGCGGACGCTCTTCGAAGGACCGTGCGATCTCGCGGCCGCGGCGGCCTCCGTCGAGCGATACGCGGACGCCGTACGGAAACGGATCGACCGGTGA
- a CDS encoding serine/threonine-protein kinase produces MTVCGRDGCPGLLGKTGFCRLCGLPPGTPEEPALREKPTLAIPGPGEAPTRITSTVVTRSPQIAGHATADDRVPLPIVELPDVAGRLLTRPHVPEEERFCGKHGCTATPVGRSIGGGPAPAEGFCPVCRTPFSFSPKLAAGDVVDGRYHVLGCVARGGLGFVYLATDSGLGDRYVALKGLINTNNTAAVRIAETESQVLTALDHPNIVRILDVVEHEDFRYIVMEFVDGLSLREIKNRGRAGLDSSEGRLLVEHVVAYGREILTALDYLHGEGLLYCDMKPDNVIHGEKRIKLIDFGAIRKISDDESPIVGTEHYQVTPRERTRHGLTVRSDIHTVGVTLRELFQASDGWSVTTDARGVRFGIESFIRVLDRATAPFEQRFATAREMLAQLDGVLSEILSLRDKQSRPAGSTLFAEGAVLLDAGLGQAPPLEHWTRGTPVSLGARPAAAEIALGLPVPREDPDDPQANFLRAVRAPDAARLLKKLDKVPGSVEVGFRRCRAQLELGATVEGALAVAEAERLLGERAAHDWRVAWHRGLLALGAGDFAAAKEKFTAVYRDIPGEEPPKLALGLCEEHLNGAAAAERYYDALWVRDRSQVSAAFGLARVRLQRGNRTAAVEILDQVPEFSRYDEAARIAGVRVLSAPMPGTGDLPASAELDDAVVRLTALDLDGDSLDRLVTAVRETGLAAVLLGQDGITDGEILRADETGARTVLDKSYRRLAHHAPAPEAHDVLIDLANSVRPVTLV; encoded by the coding sequence GTGACGGTCTGCGGACGGGACGGCTGCCCTGGCCTGCTCGGCAAGACCGGTTTCTGCCGGCTCTGCGGGCTGCCGCCCGGAACGCCGGAAGAGCCCGCGCTGCGGGAGAAACCGACCCTGGCGATCCCCGGCCCCGGTGAGGCGCCGACCAGGATCACCAGCACGGTGGTCACCCGCTCCCCGCAGATCGCGGGCCACGCGACCGCGGACGACCGCGTCCCCCTCCCGATCGTCGAACTCCCCGACGTGGCGGGCCGCCTGCTGACCCGGCCGCATGTCCCGGAGGAGGAACGGTTCTGCGGCAAGCACGGGTGCACGGCCACCCCGGTCGGCCGCTCGATCGGCGGCGGTCCCGCGCCCGCCGAGGGGTTCTGCCCGGTCTGCCGGACGCCGTTCTCCTTCTCGCCCAAGCTCGCGGCGGGTGACGTGGTCGACGGCCGCTACCACGTGCTCGGCTGTGTCGCGCGCGGCGGACTCGGTTTCGTTTACCTGGCGACGGATTCCGGACTCGGCGATCGGTACGTCGCGCTCAAGGGCCTGATCAACACGAACAACACCGCCGCGGTGCGGATCGCGGAGACCGAGAGCCAGGTGCTCACCGCGCTGGATCATCCGAACATCGTCCGGATCCTCGACGTGGTCGAGCACGAGGACTTCCGCTACATCGTCATGGAGTTCGTCGACGGGCTTTCCTTGCGGGAGATCAAGAACCGCGGCCGGGCCGGGCTGGATTCCAGCGAGGGACGGCTGCTGGTCGAGCACGTCGTGGCGTACGGGCGCGAGATCCTGACCGCGCTCGACTACCTGCACGGCGAGGGCCTGCTGTACTGCGACATGAAGCCGGACAACGTGATCCACGGCGAGAAGCGGATCAAGCTCATCGATTTCGGCGCCATCCGCAAGATCTCCGACGACGAGAGCCCGATCGTCGGGACCGAGCACTACCAGGTGACCCCGCGGGAACGAACGAGACACGGCCTCACCGTCCGGTCCGACATCCACACCGTCGGCGTGACGTTGCGGGAGCTGTTCCAAGCCAGCGACGGCTGGTCGGTCACCACCGACGCGCGCGGGGTCCGGTTCGGCATCGAATCGTTCATCCGCGTTCTCGACCGGGCGACCGCCCCGTTCGAGCAGCGGTTCGCGACCGCGCGCGAGATGCTGGCCCAGCTCGACGGCGTACTCAGTGAAATCCTTTCCTTGCGGGACAAGCAATCCCGGCCGGCCGGTTCGACGCTGTTCGCTGAAGGGGCGGTACTGCTCGACGCGGGACTCGGCCAGGCTCCGCCGCTGGAGCACTGGACGCGGGGGACCCCCGTCTCGCTCGGCGCCCGCCCGGCCGCCGCGGAGATCGCCCTCGGCCTGCCGGTGCCGCGCGAGGATCCGGACGATCCGCAGGCGAACTTCCTCCGTGCCGTCCGGGCTCCCGACGCGGCGCGGCTGCTGAAGAAGCTCGACAAGGTGCCGGGTTCGGTCGAGGTCGGCTTCCGCCGGTGCCGGGCACAGCTGGAACTCGGCGCGACCGTCGAGGGCGCGCTGGCGGTGGCGGAGGCCGAACGGCTGCTCGGCGAGCGCGCCGCCCATGACTGGCGGGTGGCGTGGCATCGGGGGCTGCTCGCGCTCGGCGCGGGTGATTTCGCCGCCGCCAAGGAGAAGTTCACCGCCGTGTACCGAGACATCCCCGGCGAGGAGCCTCCGAAACTCGCGCTGGGTCTCTGCGAGGAGCACCTCAACGGCGCGGCCGCCGCCGAGCGGTATTACGACGCGCTGTGGGTGCGGGACCGGTCTCAGGTCAGCGCCGCGTTCGGGCTCGCGCGAGTCCGATTGCAGCGGGGAAATCGGACCGCCGCCGTGGAGATCCTCGACCAGGTCCCGGAGTTCTCGCGCTACGACGAGGCCGCGCGGATCGCCGGGGTGCGGGTGCTGTCCGCGCCGATGCCGGGCACGGGGGATCTCCCGGCGTCGGCCGAACTCGACGACGCCGTGGTCCGGCTGACCGCACTGGACCTCGATGGCGACTCCCTCGACCGGCTGGTGACGGCCGTGCGCGAGACGGGACTGGCGGCCGTGCTGCTCGGACAGGACGGGATCACCGATGGTGAGATCCTGCGGGCGGACGAGACGGGTGCCCGCACCGTGCTGGACAAGTCGTATCGGCGGCTCGCGCACCACGCGCCCGCGCCGGAGGCGCACGACGTGCTGATCGACCTCGCCAACTCCGTACGACCGGTCACGCTGGTGTGA